In the genome of Xenopus tropicalis strain Nigerian chromosome 10, UCB_Xtro_10.0, whole genome shotgun sequence, the window ACGGCCCCTTTGCCCCTCACCCTGCAGGAATTGCTCCGTATCCAGCACTTTGCACGTCTTCTCCCTTTCCAGCTTGTTGGGTCGGTCGCTGTGAGGCGCCAATTGGCCGCTCCAATAGACTCGCGCGTTGCACTGGCGCTTTATAAAGACCCCCTCGGGGGCCACCCACAGCAGCACCCCCCGCTCTAGGTGCCAGAGCAGCTTCTGTATGAGGCCCCCCATCTCTGCAGTAAGGTGCCCGGGCAGCTCCTGGGGGGAGGGGAGTGAGACCACCTCTAATGAGAGCGGGGGGCAGGGGCCGCATTGCTGGGGGGCTGCTGACCAGGGGACGATGCGACACCCTTCGGCCGTCTTGGTGGTCACTTCCGTCACCAGTTTGTCCTGATAATAAAGGCGCACGTGGAGCCAGAAATCTGCCGGGAAACACAGGGGGTCACTTCCCACCCACAGACAtggacactcacactcactcacagacactcacactcacccacacttacactcactcacagacactcactcacagacactcccacactcactcacacactcactcacagacactcacacccacactcactcacacacacacactcactgacactcactcacacccACACTCACTCAAAGACACTcacacccacactcacactcactcacacactcatagCCAATGACAGCAGCAGCCCAGTCTGTAGCCACAGTAGGACCCAACTCTAAGTACAGTTAGAGCCATTACGGAGCCTGGCGCCCCACTGGCACAGTGGGGGACACAAATGACGGCTTTACCTGCTGGCGCATAGGAGCCCATAGCCGTCCTGTTGGGGGGTACCCACCTGaggatgaggatgatgatgaggAGGGGAGGCCTTCGTTCCTAGTCGATAGGTCTAACGCTCTGTAATACGAGTGCTGGGCTGTCCAGGGGGAGGGCCCGAGTGTGGGGCAGCCTGAGAGGGGTGGAGACATTGATGGAGTGAGGGGCAAAGGGGCAAAATACAGAATGAGTTAATACCAAAGAATGTTTTGCCCCTGTCAGTTCACTAGGGTACTATGGCAGTTATGGCTCAGAAGGGTCGATCTGGACCCCTTCCACTGGCTAATAGGACCTTGGCCAAAGGGTGGACATTCTAGGGGGCCCCTGACCAAGGGTATACGTTCTAGGGGGCCCCTGACCAAGAGTGGGTCTTCTAGGGGGCCCCTGACCAAGGGTATATGTTCTAGGGGGGCTTTAGCAGAAAAGGTCTGACACCCACTGCTCTACAGCCAAGGACCCCTATAACTCACTTGTTGCTTTTGGGGGACACAGTCTATCACTCTTCCAGCTCTTGGATCCATAAGGTTctggggacccctggcgtttgcGCACTTGGATCTGAATGGGGGGGATAGAAATGCATTTAGTTGAGAATGGGGGACACCGAGGGGGCTCAGCACATATAAGAATTATATTCATAACCTGAAGCACTTTTCCCGTCTCAGGTTCCTCTGTTTCCTCCTGGGTTGGGTACCGAGGCTCCTCCTTCCCTGGGGCACGAGACTCCTCCTCCTTCATGAAGCTCTTACATTGCCCCCCAACTGTAGGTTTCTGAGCTTGGTCTTTAGTGGGACTCGGAGACGCCTCCTGATCCCCTTCCCCTGGAATGAAGGCAGAAGTAGAAAGAGTCAACCCTCGGGCAACTTGTAGGACTGCCTGTAGGTGGGGGCACTTACCGCTCCTCTCCTCGCTTGGGGTCAATATCCTGTAGAGCTTGTAGGGTTCCGTCAGGTCCAACTGACTGTTCTCCATCACCTCCTGGAAGTCTGGGCTCTTGTTCAACGCGCACCGGAGCCGTGTTTTCCAGACTGAAGGATCAGCCCTTCCCGACCCTTCCCGAAACTTACCCTTGTACATTGCCCAGGCCTGTGGGGGGAAAGAGGCAGTTCCTGGAGTCAGTGTGGGGGCAAATGGGCAAACCAAAGGGCAAACTGATTGGCACAAAAAGGCAACTGGAACCTTGAACAGAGCCGCATCCGCCTGCTGCCTGTAATCCTGCTTGGCCGCGTGTTTCCATGGGATCCGGAATACTGTCTTCTCCGGGTTTTCCCACCGCAAACCCGGGTACCGCCCACTGTCAATCTGCTCCAAAAGCCACTCCTTCAGTCTCATTGGCTGAGCCCGGGATTCTTCCATCTCTGTCTCTGTGCGGGGGGAAAAGGATATACTGGATCAGGATCTGCATTAATATCAGTATCAGTAtctgtggggctcagtaacaagCGGTACTCTCC includes:
- the irf10 gene encoding interferon regulatory factor 4-like isoform X1, which gives rise to MEESRAQPMRLKEWLLEQIDSGRYPGLRWENPEKTVFRIPWKHAAKQDYRQQADAALFKAWAMYKGKFREGSGRADPSVWKTRLRCALNKSPDFQEVMENSQLDLTEPYKLYRILTPSEERSGKCPHLQAVLQVARGLTLSTSAFIPGEGDQEASPSPTKDQAQKPTVGGQCKSFMKEEESRAPGKEEPRYPTQEETEEPETGKVLQIQVRKRQGSPEPYGSKSWKSDRLCPPKATSCPTLGPSPWTAQHSYYRALDLSTRNEGLPSSSSSSSSDFWLHVRLYYQDKLVTEVTTKTAEGCRIVPWSAAPQQCGPCPPLSLEVVSLPSPQELPGHLTAEMGGLIQKLLWHLERGVLLWVAPEGVFIKRQCNARVYWSGQLAPHSDRPNKLEREKTCKVLDTEQFLQELQMYVTQGTPEPQYQIQLCFGEEYPDTSRVNPKILMMALVEPVFARELLLNAQRKVKKEPRTPDLQPPDASPTPPV
- the irf10 gene encoding interferon regulatory factor 4-like isoform X2, translated to MEESRAQPMRLKEWLLEQIDSGRYPGLRWENPEKTVFRIPWKHAAKQDYRQQADAALFKAWAMYKGKFREGSGRADPSVWKTRLRCALNKSPDFQEVMENSQLDLTEPYKLYRILTPSEERSGEGDQEASPSPTKDQAQKPTVGGQCKSFMKEEESRAPGKEEPRYPTQEETEEPETGKVLQIQVRKRQGSPEPYGSKSWKSDRLCPPKATSCPTLGPSPWTAQHSYYRALDLSTRNEGLPSSSSSSSSDFWLHVRLYYQDKLVTEVTTKTAEGCRIVPWSAAPQQCGPCPPLSLEVVSLPSPQELPGHLTAEMGGLIQKLLWHLERGVLLWVAPEGVFIKRQCNARVYWSGQLAPHSDRPNKLEREKTCKVLDTEQFLQELQMYVTQGTPEPQYQIQLCFGEEYPDTSRVNPKILMMALVEPVFARELLLNAQRKVKKEPRTPDLQPPDASPTPPV